TTCAAAAAATAATATGCTCGCATCCAGATAAAATTCAGGGTGCCGTTCTAATGGCTTCGATACCTCCGAATGGCATGTCTAGAGATATTCGGCGCTTGTTGTTTACACGTTTTAAAGAACTGTATCAAATTCGGCTATTTGATAAGGGGAGAAGTCCTCATATGCCGTCTCGAGCTTTTTTATCTCCAGACTTACCTGATGAAAAGAGAGAAGAATACTTAGGGTTATTAAAACCGGAATCAACAAAAGCTCAGCACGAATCAATGAGACGGTTCGTTCCTAAGTCAGTATCGACTAAGGTTCCAATGCTGGTCATGGGTTCCAGGCAGGACTGGTTTTTTCCAGAGAAGACAGTTCATAGCATTGGGAAGAACTATAACACGGAACCTGTCATCTTTAACGATATTTCTCACGATATGATGTTAGATCCAAAATGGCGCACAGTTGCCGATCAAATTGTTCCTTTTTTACAGAAATTGGCGCCTTAAATCAAGGAGGACGTGTCCATGAGTCAACAAGGTTCCTATCAAATCAGTACGATTGCTAGCAATATCGAAAAAGAACTTGATCGATTAAAAGCACAGGTTGGATTATTTTGGGACAAGGAGCTAAAGCATTACAAAGAGTTTGGCTTGATCGATGGAATGTCTGTTGTAGAAATTGGTTCAGGGCCCGGATTTCTATCTGAAAAAATTTTGGAGCATTTCGGTAGTGTGCATATCACGATGATGGAGATTGATCCGTTATTAGTGGATTATTCCAAGCGTTATTTGGCACAGAAACATGATACACGTTATGACATATCTCAAGGGTCGATTACGGAGACAGGGTTACCTGAGAATACGTTTGATTTTGCGATAATCAGACTTGTGTTAGAGCATCTGCCGGATCCGATCGATGCGGTTCGTGAAATTTTTCGGATTCTGAAGCCTGGTGGTAAGGCTGTATTTGTCGATAATGATTTTGAAATGCATATTATTACATATCCTCAAATTTTACAATTAAGAGAACTTTATGATGCGTATTGCAAGTCGAGGTACTCCGAGGGAGGGAATCCGCGAATTGGCAGGAATTGCCGATGCTTATGAAAAAAGGGG
This genomic window from Paenibacillus hexagrammi contains:
- a CDS encoding alpha/beta hydrolase, with protein sequence MKLEILTYVPDGIASETPLLFVHGGSHGAWCWKEHFLPYFSSKGFPSYALSLRGHGESEGNEQIHSFSLNDYMNDVLEVMQLMNKKPVLIGHSLGGAIVQKIICSHPDKIQGAVLMASIPPNGMSRDIRRLLFTRFKELYQIRLFDKGRSPHMPSRAFLSPDLPDEKREEYLGLLKPESTKAQHESMRRFVPKSVSTKVPMLVMGSRQDWFFPEKTVHSIGKNYNTEPVIFNDISHDMMLDPKWRTVADQIVPFLQKLAP
- a CDS encoding class I SAM-dependent methyltransferase, with the translated sequence MSQQGSYQISTIASNIEKELDRLKAQVGLFWDKELKHYKEFGLIDGMSVVEIGSGPGFLSEKILEHFGSVHITMMEIDPLLVDYSKRYLAQKHDTRYDISQGSITETGLPENTFDFAIIRLVLEHLPDPIDAVREIFRILKPGGKAVFVDNDFEMHIITYPQILQLRELYDAYCKSRYSEGGNPRIGRNCRCL